In Musa acuminata AAA Group cultivar baxijiao chromosome BXJ2-3, Cavendish_Baxijiao_AAA, whole genome shotgun sequence, the following proteins share a genomic window:
- the LOC135583116 gene encoding protein EMSY-LIKE 3-like isoform X3, with protein sequence MAFDPSDSSGTDDDLPPTHQNRGIRGHVTGNGRNIVGAIPYARMQNDMEFQIHRIEQEAYSSILRAFKAQSDAITWEKESLITELRKELRVSDEEHRELLSRVNADDIIRRIREWRQAGGLQSGVLNNVQPDGGRQAPSPTISASRKRQRTSQPARSLSLDAPSPGLYSQPIASSMQPSLSTAKRVAATGAKGKKPKSGQGLPSASSMKSMQYSSAGPSGRGLIANRNSSGAPVIVEPAKKAPYDPLIGRIVMTRWPADNHFYEAVITDYNPVEGLHALVYDKGTNNETWEWVNLKEISPEDIRWEGEDPDINYQPGQGAPGRKIKKSTGRGDAIPGAGRGRETIKNQPKKDFPTSQNGISKKNTGDIEILHTETLIKEVEKVFGASHPDPLQIEKAKKVLKDHEQSLIDAIARLADASDGERVNDNLLCF encoded by the exons ATGGCGTTCGATCCATCCGATAGCAGCG GAACTGATGATGATCTTCCACCAACTCATCAGAACAGGGGCATAAGAGGACATGTGACTGGTAATGGAAGAAATATTGTTGGTGCTATTCCCTATGCTAGGATGCAGAATGATATGGAGTTTCAGATACATCGAATCGAGCAAGAAGCATACAGTTCAATTCTTCGAGCATTTAAGGCTCAATCTGATGCCATTACTTGG GAGAAAGAAAGTCTAATAACTGAACTTAGAAAGGAGCTGAGAGTGTCAGATGAGGAACACAGAGAACTATTAAGTAGGGTCAATGCTGATGACATAATTCGAAGGATAAG GGAATGGAGGCAAGCAGGTGGGCTCCAATCTGGAGTGCTTAATAATGTTCAACCAGATGGTGGCAGGCAAGCACCAAGCCCCACCATCTCAGCTTCTCGGAAGCGGCAAAGAACGTCACAGCCAGCACGTTCTTTGTCTTTGGATGCACCATCTCCTGGTCTGTACTCACAACCTATTGCATCTTCCATGCAGCCGTCGTTATCGACTGCAAAAAGGGTAGCTGCAACAGGAGCGAAGGGCAAAAAACCTAAATCG GGTCAGGGATTGCCCAGTGcatcttcgatgaagtccatgcaGTATTCTTCTGCAGGTCCTAGTGGAAGGGGCCTAATTGCAAATAGGAACTCTTCTGGTGCTCCTGTTATAGTCGAACCAGCTAAAAAAGCACCATATGATCCACTAATTGGGCGAATAGTCATGACTAGGTGGCCCGCAGATAATCACTTTTATGAAGCCGTCATCACTGATTATAATCCGGTCGAA GGTCTGCATGCTCTGGTCTATGATAAGGGCACAAACAATGAGACGTGGGAATGGGTCAATTTAAAAGAG ATTTCCCCTGAAGATATAAGATGGGAGGGTGAGGACCCAGATATTAATTATCAGCCTGGGCAAGGTGCACCAGGTCGCAAGATCAAGAAATCCACTGGCCGTGGCGACGCCATTCCAGGTGCCGGAAGGGGAAGAGAAACTATCAAGAATCAGCCTAAGAAAGATTTTCCAACGTCTCAAAATGGCATCAGCAAGAAGAACACTGGCGACATCGAGATACTTCACACTGAGACTCTCATAAAGGAA GTGGAGAAGGTTTTTGGCGCCAGCCATCCTGATCCTCTTCAGATTGAGAAAGCAAAAAAAGTGTTGAAA GACCATGAACAATCACTAATCGATGCAATTGCAAGACTTGCCGATGCATCCGACGGCGAAAGAG TTAATGATAATCTTTTGTGTTTCTAA
- the LOC135583116 gene encoding protein EMSY-LIKE 3-like isoform X1 — protein MAFDPSDSSGTDDDLPPTHQNRGIRGHVTGNGRNIVGAIPYARMQNDMEFQIHRIEQEAYSSILRAFKAQSDAITWEKESLITELRKELRVSDEEHRELLSRVNADDIIRRIREWRQAGGLQSGVLNNVQPDGGRQAPSPTISASRKRQRTSQPARSLSLDAPSPGLYSQPIASSMQPSLSTAKRVAATGAKGKKPKSGQGLPSASSMKSMQYSSAGPSGRGLIANRNSSGAPVIVEPAKKAPYDPLIGRIVMTRWPADNHFYEAVITDYNPVEGLHALVYDKGTNNETWEWVNLKEISPEDIRWEGEDPDINYQPGQGAPGRKIKKSTGRGDAIPGAGRGRETIKNQPKKDFPTSQNGISKKNTGDIEILHTETLIKEVEKVFGASHPDPLQIEKAKKVLKDHEQSLIDAIARLADASDGEREDDEHQFSHEQYMERDGEWRNEQYGGKQHRANHHEADMITGEGGEDSDGHHLIGDGVASGYQHHGDNDDT, from the exons ATGGCGTTCGATCCATCCGATAGCAGCG GAACTGATGATGATCTTCCACCAACTCATCAGAACAGGGGCATAAGAGGACATGTGACTGGTAATGGAAGAAATATTGTTGGTGCTATTCCCTATGCTAGGATGCAGAATGATATGGAGTTTCAGATACATCGAATCGAGCAAGAAGCATACAGTTCAATTCTTCGAGCATTTAAGGCTCAATCTGATGCCATTACTTGG GAGAAAGAAAGTCTAATAACTGAACTTAGAAAGGAGCTGAGAGTGTCAGATGAGGAACACAGAGAACTATTAAGTAGGGTCAATGCTGATGACATAATTCGAAGGATAAG GGAATGGAGGCAAGCAGGTGGGCTCCAATCTGGAGTGCTTAATAATGTTCAACCAGATGGTGGCAGGCAAGCACCAAGCCCCACCATCTCAGCTTCTCGGAAGCGGCAAAGAACGTCACAGCCAGCACGTTCTTTGTCTTTGGATGCACCATCTCCTGGTCTGTACTCACAACCTATTGCATCTTCCATGCAGCCGTCGTTATCGACTGCAAAAAGGGTAGCTGCAACAGGAGCGAAGGGCAAAAAACCTAAATCG GGTCAGGGATTGCCCAGTGcatcttcgatgaagtccatgcaGTATTCTTCTGCAGGTCCTAGTGGAAGGGGCCTAATTGCAAATAGGAACTCTTCTGGTGCTCCTGTTATAGTCGAACCAGCTAAAAAAGCACCATATGATCCACTAATTGGGCGAATAGTCATGACTAGGTGGCCCGCAGATAATCACTTTTATGAAGCCGTCATCACTGATTATAATCCGGTCGAA GGTCTGCATGCTCTGGTCTATGATAAGGGCACAAACAATGAGACGTGGGAATGGGTCAATTTAAAAGAG ATTTCCCCTGAAGATATAAGATGGGAGGGTGAGGACCCAGATATTAATTATCAGCCTGGGCAAGGTGCACCAGGTCGCAAGATCAAGAAATCCACTGGCCGTGGCGACGCCATTCCAGGTGCCGGAAGGGGAAGAGAAACTATCAAGAATCAGCCTAAGAAAGATTTTCCAACGTCTCAAAATGGCATCAGCAAGAAGAACACTGGCGACATCGAGATACTTCACACTGAGACTCTCATAAAGGAA GTGGAGAAGGTTTTTGGCGCCAGCCATCCTGATCCTCTTCAGATTGAGAAAGCAAAAAAAGTGTTGAAA GACCATGAACAATCACTAATCGATGCAATTGCAAGACTTGCCGATGCATCCGACGGCGAAAGAG AAGACGACGAGCACCAGTTTTCACATGAGCAGTACATGGAGCGAGATGGGGAATGGAGAAATGAGCAGTACGGTGGGAAGCAGCACAGAGCTAATCATCATGAGGCCGACATGATTACAGGTGAAGGTGGAGAAGACTCGGATGGCCATCATTTGATCGGGGATGGTGTCGCATCAGGCTACCAGCATCACGGCGACAATGATGACACGTAA
- the LOC135583116 gene encoding protein EMSY-LIKE 3-like isoform X2, with product MAFDPSDSSGTDDDLPPTHQNRGIRGHVTGNGRNIVGAIPYARMQNDMEFQIHRIEQEAYSSILRAFKAQSDAITWEKESLITELRKELRVSDEEHRELLSRVNADDIIRRIREWRQAGGLQSGVLNNVQPDGGRQAPSPTISASRKRQRTSQPARSLSLDAPSPGLYSQPIASSMQPSLSTAKRVAATGAKGKKPKSGQGLPSASSMKSMQYSSAGPSGRGLIANRNSSGAPVIVEPAKKAPYDPLIGRIVMTRWPADNHFYEAVITDYNPVEGLHALVYDKGTNNETWEWVNLKEISPEDIRWEGEDPDINYQPGQGAPGRKIKKSTGRGDAIPGAGRGRETIKNQPKKDFPTSQNGISKKNTGDIEILHTETLIKEVEKVFGASHPDPLQIEKAKKVLKDHEQSLIDAIARLADASDGERDDEHQFSHEQYMERDGEWRNEQYGGKQHRANHHEADMITGEGGEDSDGHHLIGDGVASGYQHHGDNDDT from the exons ATGGCGTTCGATCCATCCGATAGCAGCG GAACTGATGATGATCTTCCACCAACTCATCAGAACAGGGGCATAAGAGGACATGTGACTGGTAATGGAAGAAATATTGTTGGTGCTATTCCCTATGCTAGGATGCAGAATGATATGGAGTTTCAGATACATCGAATCGAGCAAGAAGCATACAGTTCAATTCTTCGAGCATTTAAGGCTCAATCTGATGCCATTACTTGG GAGAAAGAAAGTCTAATAACTGAACTTAGAAAGGAGCTGAGAGTGTCAGATGAGGAACACAGAGAACTATTAAGTAGGGTCAATGCTGATGACATAATTCGAAGGATAAG GGAATGGAGGCAAGCAGGTGGGCTCCAATCTGGAGTGCTTAATAATGTTCAACCAGATGGTGGCAGGCAAGCACCAAGCCCCACCATCTCAGCTTCTCGGAAGCGGCAAAGAACGTCACAGCCAGCACGTTCTTTGTCTTTGGATGCACCATCTCCTGGTCTGTACTCACAACCTATTGCATCTTCCATGCAGCCGTCGTTATCGACTGCAAAAAGGGTAGCTGCAACAGGAGCGAAGGGCAAAAAACCTAAATCG GGTCAGGGATTGCCCAGTGcatcttcgatgaagtccatgcaGTATTCTTCTGCAGGTCCTAGTGGAAGGGGCCTAATTGCAAATAGGAACTCTTCTGGTGCTCCTGTTATAGTCGAACCAGCTAAAAAAGCACCATATGATCCACTAATTGGGCGAATAGTCATGACTAGGTGGCCCGCAGATAATCACTTTTATGAAGCCGTCATCACTGATTATAATCCGGTCGAA GGTCTGCATGCTCTGGTCTATGATAAGGGCACAAACAATGAGACGTGGGAATGGGTCAATTTAAAAGAG ATTTCCCCTGAAGATATAAGATGGGAGGGTGAGGACCCAGATATTAATTATCAGCCTGGGCAAGGTGCACCAGGTCGCAAGATCAAGAAATCCACTGGCCGTGGCGACGCCATTCCAGGTGCCGGAAGGGGAAGAGAAACTATCAAGAATCAGCCTAAGAAAGATTTTCCAACGTCTCAAAATGGCATCAGCAAGAAGAACACTGGCGACATCGAGATACTTCACACTGAGACTCTCATAAAGGAA GTGGAGAAGGTTTTTGGCGCCAGCCATCCTGATCCTCTTCAGATTGAGAAAGCAAAAAAAGTGTTGAAA GACCATGAACAATCACTAATCGATGCAATTGCAAGACTTGCCGATGCATCCGACGGCGAAAGAG ACGACGAGCACCAGTTTTCACATGAGCAGTACATGGAGCGAGATGGGGAATGGAGAAATGAGCAGTACGGTGGGAAGCAGCACAGAGCTAATCATCATGAGGCCGACATGATTACAGGTGAAGGTGGAGAAGACTCGGATGGCCATCATTTGATCGGGGATGGTGTCGCATCAGGCTACCAGCATCACGGCGACAATGATGACACGTAA